CGTCGGCCGGGCATTGATGACCCGGAAGAAAGCAGCCAGCGgcagcttcttcttcaacTTGAGCAGCACGTATAAGACAAGGTCTGTGTCTCCGCTCTCTATGGATTTGTCCAGTGCGagctcgtcttcttccatgTCGAGGAGTAAGGGCACTTGCCTCCCGCCCCGGGGCTCGTGgttgagcagctccgtgGCCAGGCGGCCCCGACCCTCATGATACGCGGCTCGGGCGATTTCTTCAAACGAGATGCCTGGCTTGCCAGACAGCCTGTCCACTACCACGCGACAAATCgtgtcgtcatcctcgtctccAATGCGGACCTTGCTGCACGCCCAGTGTACATAGATGCGGTCCGACGGCAGCTTGAGATAACCTGCAATCTTGAGAGCAAGTAGGTAGTCATGACGGTTGAGCAGACGCTGAACCAACTTCTCCGGCGTAAGTCGATGGTACTGTTCAAAGGACAGCGGCATGCCGACTTGATGATCTCTAACGGCGTTCAGCACCCGCAGAGTCTCACACATGTCAACAAAGTCGTCGCTGTTGTAGATATCCAGCACAGATTTGCCGAACGACGCCGCCTTGAGGAGCCGTTTCTGCCATTTGGTGTCAAActcgcggcccgccgcgTTCACACAGGTATCGACGGCCTCGGTCAGGTTTGGCCGGATGAGCTGAATATAGTCGTCGGCTTTGGGCGACTCTATCTCGAGCTGGCctacggcgtcgaggagaaTGGATGCAGGCGAGGACTCCGACGCGTGTCCAAACACCTGGAGCGTGTCATCTGGCACCCGTTCCAGGAACTCGCAATAGTCATTCGTAATAAGCCGAGCGCCGTCATATTCTGTAAACAAGCGTTAGCAATCTAGTACAATGACAGTGCAAGGGCTCCTGGATGAGCCGATGGCCGGAAGACGAACCTGACACAACATGCACCCGAGTGCTGTCGTAAATGTACGAGGACGACTGATTGCCCGGGCCAATAATGTGCACCTCGTCTTCCCACGCAATGAGCGCATCGCTGCCACACCATTCCACATACTTGGGAGGCGTTCGCGAGTCCGAGTCGTGTACAAAGAGGATGTCCTGGAAATCGCTGGAAATGACGCGGGCctggccgttgacgccgtACAGATTCGCGTACCGTCCGTCCGGAGACACGCTGATGTGGGTAAACGGCCCAAAGTCGACCATGCGGTCCTCGCAGTCCACGGCAtcgaggatgaagacggTCGACCCCAGGCTGAGCAGCAACTCGACAGAGCGCGACAGGGTGTGGTCCGGCGAGATAATGGCCCACGAATGGATCTCCCCCTCGGGAGCCTTGGccagcggcctcggccgcggctccGCATAGGACGAGACGGTGACGAAGGTGTTGTTTCCTAGCAGCGCGACCATGCCATTGTTGTAGAACCTGAGGAGAACACAGTGAGCACACTGCGGCTACGGTAATGGGGGGCTCGGAGATCATACCGACACGACTCGACGCCATAGTTATCCGCGCCGTGGCCCAAAGAGAAACTGCTGAAATCGCCCTGCAAGTCGTAGCATCGCACATTGCCGTCCGCGGTGACCACGAGcagcgactcgtcgtcggaccACCCCAGCcccttgacggcgccgcggtcCCAGGGGATGGCGCGGATCTTCttgccggcgaggctgtAAATGTCAATCGATGGCTTGGACGAAGCCCCCGGCTGGTGGGCCAGTATCTTGGTCTCGTCGCGCCACAGGGCGAGGGCCCCCGCGtacggcgcgccggcgacgacgtagTTGTCGAGGTCCAGGTCTTGGTCAAAGACCTTGGTGTACTGCTGCGTCTTGCGAAACCACCTGTCCCCCACGCTCTCCcagtcggcgcgcgcgtgtaGGGTGTCCATCACGTATGCGTCATATCATTGTCTCATGAGCGTGTCGGGAGTTCCCAGGTGGTGCGGTGAGGTGCGGtgcgccgagggcgagcgctgAGCTGAGGTGAGCTGGCGCGTTCCGTTGATGTGTGACGGGTGGAGTGAGTGAGGTCGGCTGCGATCGACGACTTGCGTCAGCGGAGGCGCTCCGAGCTCaggcagctgcagctgcatCCACGGGCCAGCGTCAGGGCAGTGTCGGGTGAGGTGACGCCCGCTGGGGTGTTGCACAGCGGGGCTATTTGTCGGCTAATTCCACTCCTGCTGCAGGTTGCAGGCCAACTGGGATCCATTGGGACCTCGACTCACCACCTCATCGATGGCCTGAAAGCGCCTCATCAACCACCGCCACATAGCCTATAGTTATGTACTTAGGTACTGCCGGGGTGGGCAGAGTGCCCCGCCATTGCCGGCCCCCCACCCCGCCGACTTCGACATCAGCGACAATGGATCCATCCTTTCAGCATCCATCCTTCAATTGTAGCTCCGTCTCGGGTGCCGCGCAGTTCGTCTGCTCTACAACGCACCACTTtccaccaccagccagtcgcccgccatgccaaGCTGGAGAGAAGAGTATCTCTTATCCCTCCAGGATGTGGAGACCAAGAATCCAGTCAACATGGACCTTGTCCAGGCCTGTACGCAAGCTaccccgcctcggcgcccttcCCTCCCTTTGTCTGGCGGCCGTGGGTTGACAGAGAGAGCAGGCTCCCAGATGGCCGACCGGAtagccgccctcgaggccgaaaAATCCGCCCTGCAATCGCAAATCACAAACCCCAGCacgggtggtggcggcaatGCAGCAGGCCGAAAGACCgtcgcgagcagcagcccgtcgacgccgtcggacGATCCAGGCGTCTCGCAGCTGCGTGTTGATCTCGCCGAGTCGCTCCGCGCCAAGGGCGTCGCAGAGTCCCGCCTCcgcaccgccgaggaggagctcggcaAGCTGCGGACCAAGACAAAGGACGACGCGCGATCCATCCGCGACCTGACGGCCGACCGGGCGAGCGTCAGGATGAGATTAAAGGACCAGGAACACGAGCTGAGAGAACAGAggaagctgctcgaggtaCGTATCCAGAGCCTCCATGGGCAGTCCCCGCAGACAGCCTGCTGACACTGCGCAGCAAGTGCAAGACGAGATGATTACGCTTAACTTGCAAGTCTCCGTCGCCGAAAAGGAGCGCGACAAGGCAAGAAAGGAAAACAAGGAGCTCGTTGACCGGTGGATGAAGCGTATGGCACaagaggccgacgccatgaaCCTCGCAAATGAACCCCTCTTCGACAAGACCCGCTGATTACGATACGACATGCGGACGCAGGTGGCCACGTCCCATCACAGGCTcttgctggcgggcggcaaaACTGGCAGATCAAGTGCGTATCTTATTCGCTATCCGTGTCTCATGCAACCGACACCCCGTAGTACCCAAACAGTCCTGAATGCTAACATGGTCGCCGTAGCTATTTACGTGTTGAGATAAAGTACGGACCCCCAGCGTTGGTCCAGCTCACGTATCCTTCCGGGTACGAGCACTCCTCCACGTCGAGGATGGTGCTCCCGACATCGTTGACATTGTGGCTGCTCTTGAACTCGGCCACAAAAGACCGCAGCGAGATGATCTTGCACCCCGGCTTGAGGTCCAGGAACATGCGCACCAGGTCATCATTGAGCTGCGACGTAAAGGCCTTGTTGTTCACGAGCACCACGTCGGCGCGCTTGAGCGCGTCATGGATGATACTATTTTTTCGAAAGTCGCCACGTTCGAGGTGGACCTTGCCCGGGCGAATTCCCCAGAGCATGCATCGCGAGGTAAACTCGTCCACCTGCGCATCGGCCAGGTTGCAAGCGTTCTCCATCATCTCGCAACCCCAGCTGTCGCAACCAATCTCGAGCGCCGCTTGCAGACACACGTTGCCCACGCCCGACCCTAGGTCTACAAAGACCTGGTCCGACGTCATCTTGGTCTGCTCGACAAGTATCTTGGAGATGAAGGGATGCAGAAGCTCGCCGTACACATAATCGGTGCCATTCTCGTACTTGGACAGGAGCTCGACCTTGGGGGCGACGGTTCGGTCGTACACCTGATCCAGGATGAAGGCGACGAGGTTGCGGGGCAGCTCGTGCATGTTGTCTAGGTTCTTTgcgatgacgccgtcctcgacgaggccgaggagagTCTCGTTGTATTCGTGTAGCGCCGACTTGAATCCAGCGAGGTCCTGTATATTGCGGTTCGATGCCTTCTCTAGCCGGCGTATCAGGCCCGTGTTCTGGTTGGTGAAGggctcggcctcctcgtctgtGAGGTACGTCTCGGCTACATGGCGTACTATGCGTATgctcgcctcgacggcgtcgatctTGTCCTTGGCCCAAACCAATTCAAATCTGCAACGGTCAGCTCCTAACTATCCAAACGGAGTACAAGACCAGGGGCGTACCTCTCCCGCGGCTGCAGACTGGGGTACTGCAGCTCTATTGCCACGTCCTCCTTCTGCGCGCCCATGACGGGCACGCACTTGGACTCGAGCGACGCCACCTCGGTAGCGTGTATGAACTTGAGCTCATCGTTGCGGCCCTCAAACGCCCGTGCATTGCGCAACTTGCGATTCGGGTCGACAAACCGTCCGTCGGCTGTACCCCTGCGCTGCCGCTTGCGAGTGTCGAGGTTCATCCAACCATCATCCTCATTGTCGCTGTCCTTGTCGAAGGCTACGCGATCGCTCACGGGCGATGGCCGGG
Above is a genomic segment from Purpureocillium takamizusanense chromosome 2, complete sequence containing:
- the ATG16 gene encoding autophagy protein 16, interacts with Atg12p-Atg5p (EggNog:ENOG503P5FB~COG:U), translating into MPSWREEYLLSLQDVETKNPVNMDLVQACTQATPPRRPSLPLSGGRGLTERAGSQMADRIAALEAEKSALQSQITNPSTGGGGNAAGRKTVASSSPSTPSDDPGVSQLRVDLAESLRAKGVAESRLRTAEEELGKLRTKTKDDARSIRDLTADRASVRMRLKDQEHELREQRKLLEQVQDEMITLNLQVSVAEKERDKARKENKELVDRWMKRMAQEADAMNLANEPLFDKTR
- the vps16 gene encoding Vacuolar protein sorting-associated protein 16 (COG:U~EggNog:ENOG503NUD7~BUSCO:EOG09260FL2), translating into MDTLHARADWESVGDRWFRKTQQYTKVFDQDLDLDNYVVAGAPYAGALALWRDETKILAHQPGASSKPSIDIYSLAGKKIRAIPWDRGAVKGLGWSDDESLLVVTADGNVRCYDLQGDFSSFSLGHGADNYGVESCRFYNNGMVALLGNNTFVTVSSYAEPRPRPLAKAPEGEIHSWAIISPDHTLSRSVELLLSLGSTVFILDAVDCEDRMVDFGPFTHISVSPDGRYANLYGVNGQARVISSDFQDILFVHDSDSRTPPKYVEWCGSDALIAWEDEVHIIGPGNQSSSYIYDSTRVHVVSEYDGARLITNDYCEFLERVPDDTLQVFGHASESSPASILLDAVGQLEIESPKADDYIQLIRPNLTEAVDTCVNAAGREFDTKWQKRLLKAASFGKSVLDIYNSDDFVDMCETLRVLNAVRDHQVGMPLSFEQYHRLTPEKLVQRLLNRHDYLLALKIAGYLKLPSDRIYVHWACSKVRIGDEDDDTICRVVVDRLSGKPGISFEEIARAAYHEGRGRLATELLNHEPRGGRQVPLLLDMEEDELALDKSIESGDTDLVLYVLLKLKKKLPLAAFFRVINARPTATAMVEASAIQEADNTLLKDLYYQDDRRVDGALVFIRESLNQPDARTASDKLALAAKLLADTKEANLELHALNQTTMLLRLQAAFDRDLTDTFSGLSVDETLFKLIRLGYNSQAKKIQNDFKVPEKVAWWIRLRALVAKREWNEIEDTSKQRKSPIGWEPFFNLTLQAGNPRLAAVFIPKCTGLEPGETIIMYEKCGMRVRAAEEAVRLRDQGAWQRLLEAAGRGSQEGREIERLGATVFSKK
- the DOT1 gene encoding Nucleosomal histone H3-Lys79 methylase (EggNog:ENOG503NVIQ~COG:B); translation: MPLLGKGNKFKVNQPKIRIDKVVVERPPQSKPKPRPAAATSSSSARSSPVTGHRPSPKPSSSSSAAAARNKSHSPYPSSSDERRLDRKRKAGRDGSGGALSRPSPVSDRVAFDKDSDNEDDGWMNLDTRKRQRRGTADGRFVDPNRKLRNARAFEGRNDELKFIHATEVASLESKCVPVMGAQKEDVAIELQYPSLQPRERFELVWAKDKIDAVEASIRIVRHVAETYLTDEEAEPFTNQNTGLIRRLEKASNRNIQDLAGFKSALHEYNETLLGLVEDGVIAKNLDNMHELPRNLVAFILDQVYDRTVAPKVELLSKYENGTDYVYGELLHPFISKILVEQTKMTSDQVFVDLGSGVGNVCLQAALEIGCDSWGCEMMENACNLADAQVDEFTSRCMLWGIRPGKVHLERGDFRKNSIIHDALKRADVVLVNNKAFTSQLNDDLVRMFLDLKPGCKIISLRSFVAEFKSSHNVNDVGSTILDVEECSYPEGYVSWTNAGGPYFISTRK